In one Arachis duranensis cultivar V14167 chromosome 9, aradu.V14167.gnm2.J7QH, whole genome shotgun sequence genomic region, the following are encoded:
- the LOC107465488 gene encoding L10-interacting MYB domain-containing protein-like, with amino-acid sequence MNLITSEEKNDGKEIAQWNKNLVDIFCALCVKSIEAGSKPGIHFDTKGWKQLIAEFTKATGKEYNRKQLRNKWDQLKVDWKNWKQLKGNETGLGWDSAKKTIDASEEWWAKKLAVIPKAKKFRKEGIHPDFEATLDRMFQRTVATGEDAWTPSSGIVPSSIEKDTQLEDSEDSDIEHESSVINIKRKRENFTNANTYKKAKKVGGAQKLSHQIDRLCEAVECRSSNKNDTLGPSITQAIEELDAIPDIDPLGQIYMFATRLFLDKDKRELFVALKHKEVKIAWLMNEKNVQEEKENNLFTKLF; translated from the exons ATGAATTTGATCACATCTGAAGAGAAAAATGATGGAAAAGAAATTGCACAATGGAACAAAAATTTAGTAGACATCTTTTGTGCTTTGTGTGTGAAAAGTATTGAAGCTGGTAGCAAACCGGGCATACATTTTGATACCAAAGGTTGGAAACAATTGATAGCTGAATTCACAAAAGCTACGGGAAAAGAATATAATAGAAAACAATTGAGAAACAAATGGGATCAGTTGAAAGTAGATTGGAAGAATTGGAAGCAATTGAAAGGGAACGAGACTGGACTTGGATGGGATTCTGCTAAAAAGACAATTGATGCAAGTGAAGAGTGGTGGGCTAAAAAATTAGCG GTTATTCCAAAggctaaaaaatttagaaaagaagggATTCATCCAGATTTTGAGGCAACATTGGATAGGATGTTTCAAAGAACAGTTGCAACAGGAGAAGATGCTTGGACTCCATCTTCCGGAATAGTTCCTTCTTCAATTGAGAAAGATACACAACTTGAAGATAGTGAAGATTCTGATATAGAGCATGAGTCTAGTGTTAtaaacattaaaagaaaaagggaaaatttCACTAATGCTAATACTTACAAGAAAGCAAAAAAAGTTGGAGGTGCTCAGAAATTGTCACACCAAATTGATAGACTTTGTGAGGCTGTGGAATGTAGGAGCTCCAATAAAAATGATACTTTGGGACCTAGTATAACTCAAGCAATAGAAGAATTGGATGCTATACCGGATATAGATCCACTTGGACAAATTTATATGTTTGCAACTCGACTCTTCTTGGATAAAGATAAAAGAGAGCTGTTCGTTGCCTTAAAGCATAAAGAAGTCAAAATTGCGTGGTTAATGAACGAAAAGAATGTCCAAGAGGAGAAGGagaataatttatttacaaagcttttttaa